One Papaver somniferum cultivar HN1 chromosome 10, ASM357369v1, whole genome shotgun sequence genomic window carries:
- the LOC113316815 gene encoding uncharacterized protein LOC113316815, whose translation MTKPQKCSSRWSAMLGCRSEVKEGCCWEVGNGEKMHIKTDPWIPKLHHRRPIPNLHSTEQPVLVSELILQNPPRWDINKLQLCFQSHEVETILDIHLPNISEEGTEDKLLWLHHPNGVFTEKSFIKTLNDITPSSSHYECRMCNGVVETLKHLFLYCPVSQAVLFASHLILRIDASLNLSVHHYIKSWLLEGGDYSKLKMGICLFWSIWKTMNNIVFNKGTVHIQKMLQEAYYWFHRDTNIQDDTTLPSEQDLLDSAETVCTPVEAEAHGALVGIELAISKAMRHIIIEGDSLTVINSLRYNNFPVPWRIKNTIGKIKDKLGKFTFVDFNFIKKEANFMAHSLAAYAV comes from the exons ATGACGAAACCCCAAAAATGTTCCTCTAGATGGTCTGCTATGTTAGGTTGCAGAAGTGAGGTGAAGGAAGGGTGTTGTTGGGAAGTTGGTAATGGAGAGAAGATGCATATCAAGACTGATCCTTGGATTCCGAAACTTCATCACAGGAGGCCTATCCCCAATTTGCATTCAACAGAGCAGCCTGTTTTAGTTAGTGAACTTATCCTACAGAACCCTCCAAGGTGGGATATAAACAAACTCCAGCTATGCTTCCAGTCGCATGAAGTCGAGACTATATTGGATATCCACTTACCTAACATCAGTGAAGAAGGGACTGAGGATAAATTACTTTGGCTTCACCATCCTAATGGGGTCTTTACAGAAAAATCCTTCATCAAAACTTTAAATGACATaactccttcttcttctcattaTG AGTGCAGGATGTGTAAtggtgttgttgaaactttgaaacACTTGTTCCTATACTGCCCTGTATCTCAAGCTGTTCTTTTTGCTTCTCACCTGATTCTCAGAATTGATGCAAGCCTAAATCTCTCAGTTCACCACTATATCAAGAGTTGGTTATTAGAAGGTGGAGACTACTCAAAGTTAAAAATGGGGATTTGTCTGTTCTGGAGTATATGGAAGACCATGAATAACATAGTCTTCAACAAAGGCACTGTGCATATTCAGAAAATGCTTCAAGAGGCTTATTACTGGTTCCACCGTGATACCAATATTCAAGACGATACCACTCTGCCTTCTGAACAAGACTTACTAGACTCTGCCGAGACTGTTTG CACCCCTGTAGAAGCTGAAGCTCATGGTGCTTTGGTGGGAATTGAGCTTGCCATCAGCAAGGCTATGAGGCACATTATCATTGAAGGTGATTCACTCACTGTGATCAATTCTCTTAGGTACAATAATTTCCCAGTCCCTTGGCGTATTAAGAATACTATTGGAAAAATCAAAGACAAGCTAGGGAAATTTACGTTTGTTGATTTTAACTTTATCAAAAAGGAAGCCAATTTCATGGCTCATTCCTTAGCAGCTTATGCTGTTTAG